One stretch of Dokdonia sp. Hel_I_53 DNA includes these proteins:
- a CDS encoding acyl-CoA dehydrogenase family protein, with protein MSTEAAEQKDILRGGQFLVKETACEDVFTMEDFNEEQRMMRESTKEFVDRELWAHWERFEQKDYAYTEETMRKAGELGLLGVAVPEKYDGLGMGFVSTMLVCDYISGATGSFSTAFGAHTGIGTMPITLYGNEEQKMKYVPKLATGEWFGAYCLTEPGAGSDANSGKTKAVLSEDGKSYKISGQKMWISNAGFCNLFIVFARIEDDKNITGFIVENDPSNGITLGDEEKKLGIHSSSTRQVFFNDCVVPVENMLSERGNGFKIAMNALNVGRIKLAAACLEAQRRVINESLTYAKERVQFKTPIINFGAIKSKLATMATNAYVDESASYRAAKNIEDRIAMREAAGNTHQEAELKGVEEYAIECSILKVAVSEHVQACSDEGIQIFGGMGFSADTPMESAWRDARIARIYEGTNEINRMLAVGMLVKKAMKGHVDLLGPATAVGEELMGIPSFDTPDYSELFAEEKELIGKLKKVFLMVAGSAVQKFGPQLEEHQQLLMAASDILIQVYMAESALLRTEKNAKRSGEDSQKAQIAMTQLYLYNAVDIISTKAKEAIVSFAEGDEQRMMLMGLKRFTKYANMPNVVALRNTIAADLEESGKYRYDA; from the coding sequence ATGAGCACAGAAGCAGCAGAACAAAAAGATATACTACGTGGAGGTCAGTTTCTTGTAAAGGAAACCGCTTGTGAAGATGTTTTCACAATGGAAGACTTTAATGAAGAGCAGCGCATGATGCGTGAATCTACAAAAGAGTTTGTAGATCGTGAGTTATGGGCACACTGGGAGCGATTTGAACAAAAAGATTATGCCTACACTGAAGAAACAATGCGTAAAGCAGGTGAACTTGGGTTATTAGGTGTAGCAGTACCAGAAAAATATGATGGATTAGGAATGGGCTTTGTGTCTACAATGCTTGTTTGTGACTATATTTCTGGAGCAACTGGTTCTTTTAGTACAGCATTTGGAGCACATACAGGTATCGGAACAATGCCTATTACCCTTTACGGTAACGAAGAGCAGAAAATGAAATACGTACCTAAACTTGCTACAGGTGAGTGGTTTGGTGCATACTGTTTAACAGAGCCAGGAGCTGGATCTGATGCAAACTCTGGTAAAACGAAAGCTGTTTTATCTGAAGATGGCAAATCGTATAAGATTTCTGGACAGAAAATGTGGATTTCTAATGCTGGTTTTTGTAATCTCTTTATCGTATTTGCACGTATCGAAGATGATAAGAATATTACAGGATTTATTGTAGAGAATGATCCTTCTAATGGAATCACTTTAGGTGATGAAGAGAAGAAATTAGGAATACATTCCTCTTCTACCCGTCAGGTATTTTTTAATGACTGCGTGGTTCCTGTAGAAAATATGCTTTCTGAGCGTGGTAATGGGTTTAAAATTGCCATGAACGCATTAAATGTAGGACGTATTAAACTTGCTGCCGCTTGTCTAGAAGCACAACGTCGTGTGATTAATGAATCCCTCACATATGCAAAAGAGCGTGTGCAGTTTAAAACACCTATTATCAACTTTGGTGCAATAAAAAGTAAACTAGCTACAATGGCGACTAATGCTTATGTAGATGAATCTGCTTCATATCGTGCTGCAAAAAACATTGAAGACCGTATTGCAATGCGTGAGGCAGCGGGTAATACTCACCAAGAAGCAGAACTCAAAGGTGTAGAAGAATATGCTATTGAATGTTCTATTCTCAAAGTAGCGGTATCTGAGCACGTGCAAGCTTGTAGTGATGAAGGTATACAGATTTTTGGTGGGATGGGCTTTAGTGCAGATACTCCAATGGAGTCTGCATGGCGTGATGCACGTATTGCTCGTATTTACGAAGGTACCAATGAAATTAACCGTATGCTAGCTGTAGGAATGCTTGTAAAGAAAGCCATGAAAGGTCATGTAGATCTTCTAGGGCCAGCAACAGCGGTAGGAGAAGAATTAATGGGTATTCCATCTTTTGACACACCAGATTACAGTGAGTTATTTGCAGAAGAAAAAGAATTGATAGGAAAACTTAAGAAAGTATTCTTAATGGTAGCAGGTAGTGCAGTTCAGAAATTTGGACCACAACTAGAGGAGCACCAGCAATTATTAATGGCTGCCTCTGATATTCTTATTCAAGTGTATATGGCAGAAAGTGCATTATTACGCACTGAGAAAAATGCAAAGCGTTCTGGAGAGGATTCTCAAAAAGCGCAAATTGCAATGACTCAATTGTATTTATATAATGCTGTAGATATTATTTCTACTAAGGCTAAAGAAGCTATTGTTTCTTTTGCCGAAGGCGATGAACAGCGTATGATGTTGATGGGTCTTAAGCGATTTACAAAGTATGCAAATATGCCTAATGTAGTAGCACTTAGAAATACAATTGCTGCAGACTTAGAAGAGAGTGGCAAGTATCGTTATGATGCTTAA
- a CDS encoding acetyl-CoA C-acyltransferase codes for MKTAYIVKAYRTAVGKAPKGVFRFKRADELAAETIEYMMNELPNFDKKRIDDVIVGNAMPEGSQGLNMARLISLMGLDIVDVPGVTVNRFCSSGIETIGMAVAKIQAGMGDCIIAGGAESMSSVPMTGFKPELNYDIVKGGHEDYYWGMGNTAEAVANEFNVSREDQDEFAYNSHVKALKALAEDRFQDQIVPIKVDENFINANGKKDTRSYTVTKDEGPRAGTNTAVLNKLRPVFAANGSVTAGNSSQMSDGAAFVLVMSEEMVKELNLEPIARMVNYAAAGVPPRIMGIGPVAAIPKALKQAGLQQKDIELIELNEAFASQSLAVMRELDLNQDIVNVNGGAIALGHPLGCTGAKLSVQLFDEMRKRDMTGKYGMVTMCVGTGQGAAGIYEFLK; via the coding sequence ATGAAAACAGCTTATATAGTTAAAGCATATAGAACGGCCGTTGGGAAAGCACCCAAAGGCGTATTCAGATTCAAAAGAGCAGACGAATTAGCAGCAGAAACCATCGAATATATGATGAACGAGCTACCTAATTTTGATAAGAAGCGCATCGATGATGTGATTGTAGGTAACGCAATGCCAGAAGGATCTCAAGGATTAAATATGGCACGTCTTATCTCTCTAATGGGATTAGATATTGTTGATGTTCCTGGGGTAACGGTAAACCGTTTTTGTTCGTCAGGAATAGAAACTATTGGTATGGCAGTTGCAAAAATACAAGCGGGTATGGGAGACTGTATCATAGCTGGTGGAGCAGAGTCTATGTCATCTGTTCCTATGACAGGTTTCAAACCAGAATTGAACTACGACATTGTAAAAGGTGGCCATGAAGATTATTACTGGGGAATGGGAAACACGGCTGAGGCTGTTGCAAATGAATTTAATGTATCTCGCGAAGATCAAGATGAATTTGCTTACAACTCCCATGTTAAAGCCTTAAAAGCACTTGCAGAAGATCGTTTTCAAGATCAGATTGTACCAATTAAAGTGGATGAAAATTTTATCAACGCAAATGGTAAGAAAGATACACGCTCTTATACAGTAACTAAGGACGAAGGTCCACGTGCTGGAACTAATACTGCTGTACTTAATAAATTAAGACCTGTTTTTGCCGCAAACGGAAGTGTAACTGCGGGTAACTCATCACAAATGAGTGATGGTGCTGCTTTTGTACTTGTGATGAGTGAGGAAATGGTAAAAGAATTAAATCTTGAGCCTATTGCACGTATGGTAAATTATGCTGCAGCAGGTGTACCACCTAGAATTATGGGAATAGGTCCTGTAGCTGCCATTCCAAAAGCTTTGAAGCAAGCAGGACTACAGCAAAAGGATATTGAATTAATTGAGCTTAATGAAGCTTTTGCTTCACAATCATTAGCGGTGATGAGAGAGCTAGATCTTAATCAAGATATCGTAAATGTAAACGGAGGGGCTATAGCCCTTGGTCACCCATTAGGATGTACGGGAGCAAAATTATCTGTTCAACTCTTTGACGAGATGCGCAAGCGTGATATGACTGGTAAATACGGTATGGTTACAATGTGTGTAGGTACAGGTCAAGGAGCAGCTGGGATTTATGAATTCCTTAAATAA
- a CDS encoding 3-hydroxyacyl-CoA dehydrogenase/enoyl-CoA hydratase family protein — protein MAKRRIRKVAVIGSGIMGSGIACHFANIGVDVLLLDIVPRELNDKEKAKGLTLEDKVVRNRIVNDALTAALKSKPSPIYSQSFANRITTGNLEDDISKVKDVDWIIEVVVERLDIKKQVFENLEKHRTPGTLITSNTSGIPIKFMSEGRSEDFQKHFCGTHFFNPARYLQLFEIIPGPKTDQEVLDFLNEYGEKFLGKTSVVAKDTPAFIGNRIGIFSIMSLFHTVKDMGMTIEEVDKLTGPVIGRPKSATFRTVDVVGLDTLVHVANGIAENCPDDERKELFALPGFIETMMENKWLGSKTGQGFYKKTKNDKGKTEILSLDLDTLEYREGKRAKFATLELTKTIDKVADRFPVLIKGKDKAGEFYRKSFAHLFAYVQNRIPEITDELYKIDDAMRAGFGWEHGPFQIWDAIGVDKGIELMIAEGLEPASWVTEMLDSGRKSFYSIKEGATYFWDAFAKAETKIPGQDSFIILDNIRKNTEVFKNSGVSVQDLGDGILNVEFQSKMNSIGGDVLAGLNKAIDLAEKDFAGLVVGNQGPNFSVGANIGMIFMMAVEQEYDELNAAIKYFQDSCMRLRYSAIPTVVAPHGMTLGGGCEMTLHADRVVAAAESYIGLVEFGVGVIPGGGGSKEMALRASDRFDKGDVQLNVLQEHFLTIGMAKVSTSAYEAYDTNILKPGKDIVVVNKNRQIATAKAIAKQMADQGYTQPVKRNDVLVLGKQALGMFLVGTDSMQASHYISEHDRKIADKLAYVMAGGDLSEPTKVSEQYLLDLEREAFLSLTGERKTLERLEHMLKKGKPLRN, from the coding sequence ATGGCAAAAAGAAGAATAAGAAAAGTAGCCGTCATCGGTAGTGGAATAATGGGAAGCGGTATTGCTTGTCATTTTGCAAATATTGGTGTTGATGTGCTATTATTGGACATTGTACCACGCGAACTAAACGACAAAGAAAAAGCAAAAGGTCTTACCTTAGAAGATAAGGTAGTACGTAACCGAATTGTAAATGATGCACTTACTGCGGCATTAAAGAGTAAGCCTTCTCCTATTTACAGTCAATCTTTTGCAAATCGTATAACTACGGGAAATCTTGAAGATGATATTTCAAAGGTTAAAGATGTAGATTGGATTATAGAAGTGGTAGTTGAAAGACTTGATATCAAAAAGCAAGTATTTGAAAACCTTGAGAAACATAGAACTCCAGGTACGCTCATTACTTCAAATACATCTGGTATTCCTATTAAATTCATGTCTGAGGGTCGTAGTGAAGATTTCCAAAAACACTTCTGTGGGACGCACTTCTTTAACCCAGCACGTTATTTACAATTATTTGAAATCATTCCTGGTCCTAAAACAGACCAAGAGGTTTTAGATTTCCTAAATGAGTATGGTGAGAAATTCTTAGGTAAAACTTCTGTTGTTGCAAAAGACACACCAGCATTCATTGGAAACCGTATTGGTATTTTCTCTATTATGTCACTTTTCCACACCGTGAAGGATATGGGAATGACTATTGAAGAGGTTGATAAACTTACTGGACCTGTTATAGGTCGTCCTAAATCTGCAACCTTCCGCACGGTAGACGTTGTTGGTTTAGATACACTTGTTCATGTTGCAAACGGTATTGCAGAAAATTGTCCAGATGATGAGCGTAAGGAATTATTTGCCTTACCAGGTTTCATTGAAACAATGATGGAAAACAAATGGCTAGGTTCAAAAACTGGCCAAGGTTTTTACAAGAAGACCAAAAATGATAAAGGAAAGACTGAGATTCTTTCATTAGACCTAGATACATTAGAATATCGTGAAGGTAAGCGTGCAAAATTTGCCACGTTAGAATTAACAAAAACGATAGATAAGGTAGCAGATCGTTTTCCAGTACTTATTAAAGGAAAAGATAAAGCAGGAGAATTTTACCGAAAATCTTTTGCTCACCTTTTTGCTTATGTGCAAAACAGAATTCCAGAAATTACAGATGAGCTCTATAAAATAGATGACGCTATGAGAGCTGGTTTTGGTTGGGAACACGGACCATTCCAGATTTGGGATGCCATTGGTGTAGATAAAGGTATTGAGCTTATGATAGCTGAGGGTCTTGAACCTGCTTCATGGGTTACTGAAATGTTAGATTCTGGAAGAAAGAGCTTTTACTCTATTAAAGAAGGCGCTACTTATTTCTGGGACGCTTTCGCGAAAGCGGAAACTAAAATACCAGGACAAGACAGCTTCATCATCTTAGATAATATACGTAAAAACACAGAGGTATTTAAAAACTCAGGTGTTTCTGTACAAGATTTAGGAGATGGTATTCTTAATGTGGAATTCCAATCTAAAATGAATTCAATAGGTGGTGACGTACTCGCTGGTCTTAACAAAGCAATTGATCTTGCCGAAAAAGATTTCGCTGGACTAGTGGTAGGTAACCAAGGACCTAACTTCTCTGTTGGTGCAAATATTGGGATGATTTTTATGATGGCAGTTGAGCAGGAATATGATGAGCTCAATGCTGCAATCAAATATTTTCAAGATAGCTGTATGCGTTTGCGCTACTCTGCAATCCCAACTGTAGTTGCTCCTCATGGAATGACCTTAGGTGGTGGATGTGAGATGACATTACATGCAGACCGAGTGGTTGCAGCAGCAGAATCATATATAGGACTGGTTGAATTTGGCGTTGGAGTGATTCCTGGCGGTGGCGGTTCTAAGGAAATGGCTTTGAGAGCTTCAGACAGGTTTGACAAAGGAGATGTACAATTAAATGTACTTCAAGAGCACTTTTTAACTATCGGTATGGCAAAAGTGTCTACTTCTGCATATGAAGCTTATGATACTAATATTTTAAAACCTGGTAAAGATATAGTCGTAGTAAATAAGAACCGACAGATTGCAACTGCAAAAGCTATTGCTAAACAGATGGCAGACCAAGGTTATACACAGCCAGTAAAACGCAATGATGTACTTGTGTTAGGAAAACAAGCACTAGGTATGTTCTTAGTAGGAACAGATTCTATGCAAGCAAGTCACTATATCTCTGAGCATGACCGTAAGATTGCAGATAAACTAGCATACGTAATGGCGGGTGGAGATCTATCAGAGCCTACTAAAGTATCTGAGCAGTACCTACTAGATCTAGAACGTGAAGCATTTTTGTCGCTTACAGGTGAGCGTAAAACGCTAGAGCGTCTTGAGCACATGTTGAAAAAAGGAAAGCCTTTAAGAAATTAA
- a CDS encoding MarR family winged helix-turn-helix transcriptional regulator gives MKDKTIDYCLRATWQAVMKMYNEQAAQFDTTMAVGFALLSIDPDEGTPSTALGPKMGMEATSLSRTLKTMEERGLIVRKPNPADGRGVLIHLTEFGIEKRDFSKSRVKTFNAAVRNNISEEKVNHFYEVIDVINDLIQNRRVFNQKETILK, from the coding sequence ATGAAAGATAAAACTATCGATTACTGTTTACGGGCTACTTGGCAAGCGGTAATGAAAATGTATAATGAGCAAGCTGCTCAATTTGATACGACAATGGCAGTAGGATTTGCACTTCTCAGTATTGACCCAGATGAAGGAACTCCCTCTACAGCACTAGGACCTAAAATGGGTATGGAAGCTACTTCCCTTTCTCGAACACTTAAAACTATGGAAGAAAGAGGGCTTATAGTCCGTAAACCTAATCCAGCAGATGGAAGAGGTGTTCTAATTCATTTAACTGAATTTGGAATCGAAAAAAGAGATTTTTCAAAAAGCAGAGTTAAAACATTTAACGCAGCAGTTAGAAATAATATTTCAGAAGAAAAAGTAAATCATTTTTATGAGGTAATTGATGTTATTAATGATCTCATTCAAAACAGAAGAGTATTTAACCAAAAAGAAACTATACTAAAATAA
- a CDS encoding sensor histidine kinase, with translation MISPVTPYNENDRLRKLHSLEILDTSEDIDYDHITLLASYISKMPVALITLVDKDRQWFKSKVGLTACETTRDSSFCGHAILNPQEILIIPDARKDLRFVDNPLTKLDKPVIFYAGVPLLTKEGLAMGSLCVIDHKPNKLNEQQLSALKNLGKQVERLFELRFLNKELQATKESLITHNDLLKDFAGTVSHDLKMPLANLIITSDILKKKYDTQLDDSGKKYLNYLKKSSLSMSTYITNILAHYESSAYNKSDTHSFQLNDMLEDLVDLLDIKFECEVHLPEENFEIKCNRTALEQIFLNLIGNSLKYNDKEHTVIKINAEEKKNLYQFSIEDNGRGIEKEKVESIFSLFSTIGHLDRNGEKGHGIGLSTVQKLVNTLGGTIKVSSDLGSYTEFIFTIAK, from the coding sequence ATGATTTCTCCTGTAACACCCTATAATGAGAATGATCGCCTAAGGAAATTACATAGTTTAGAGATTCTTGATACCTCTGAAGATATCGATTATGATCACATTACACTATTAGCGTCTTATATTAGCAAGATGCCAGTAGCCTTGATTACTTTAGTAGATAAAGACAGACAATGGTTTAAATCGAAAGTAGGTCTTACAGCTTGCGAAACGACAAGAGATAGTTCATTTTGTGGACATGCTATACTAAACCCGCAAGAGATTTTAATTATTCCTGATGCACGTAAAGACTTGCGCTTTGTAGATAACCCACTCACGAAACTTGATAAGCCCGTTATTTTCTATGCAGGTGTACCATTACTTACTAAAGAGGGGCTAGCAATGGGTTCACTTTGTGTGATTGATCACAAGCCTAATAAGCTTAATGAACAACAACTTAGTGCTTTAAAAAACCTTGGAAAACAAGTAGAACGTCTTTTTGAACTTCGTTTTTTAAATAAAGAATTACAGGCTACAAAAGAGAGCTTGATTACTCATAATGATTTACTAAAAGATTTTGCAGGGACCGTGTCACATGATTTAAAAATGCCACTTGCAAATTTAATAATTACATCAGATATTCTAAAAAAGAAGTATGATACTCAACTAGATGATAGTGGAAAAAAGTATCTTAATTATCTCAAAAAATCCTCGTTATCAATGAGTACGTATATAACAAATATACTAGCTCATTACGAAAGTTCTGCTTATAATAAATCTGATACACATAGTTTTCAGCTCAATGACATGTTAGAAGATCTTGTAGACCTTTTAGACATCAAATTTGAGTGTGAAGTCCACCTTCCTGAAGAGAATTTTGAAATAAAATGTAACCGTACAGCATTAGAACAAATTTTTCTTAACCTTATCGGCAATAGTTTAAAATACAATGACAAAGAACACACGGTGATAAAAATTAATGCAGAAGAGAAAAAGAATCTATATCAGTTTAGTATTGAGGATAATGGAAGGGGTATTGAAAAAGAGAAAGTTGAAAGTATTTTTTCACTCTTTAGTACTATAGGGCATTTGGATCGTAATGGAGAAAAAGGTCATGGGATAGGACTATCAACAGTTCAAAAGCTAGTAAACACATTAGGTGGAACTATCAAAGTGTCTTCAGATTTAGGCTCCTATACCGAGTTTATATTTACAATTGCGAAGTAA
- a CDS encoding PEP/pyruvate-binding domain-containing protein — MFKITHSITFLLLFLFILPIQAQDLPVSSIKKKIEFYKNNYRGPYKKIEWFCEDGTLREARDPCPDSIGGGIQHASYRDDLIELGEEQHLYFADILANSDRSEFWDMTNDHSRIKQYQLARYLASVDDGWVQRKSQFYRGAIQSEDEEAWGVEFYEWLLRSDVRLRENYYLLRQTLRDIPHDGDSNIAQRMRSESKILAEEYPKFMEARIKIHGKPSVSDIQMVQQFREEHADDLSDDLKKQFNKLEETLAEFYQPINFKELQKQVDRISVKNKLTEGITDFLTNSGRDASAEKLVPQIADILCLIRQDIQTLDRGSDRLTMLDLSNELEDILLIKTQEWQPQKLKELLLKIQSLGYAATGTGLLEMNEWAAVEQYLIADSYHNDRSVAQLNDFLTTSRGVVEWSASQVKANYQEIVERYASFEPKALGFIDDRVRSSVALDLGESVSKLGAFIAKYSGLENQVMDIDNQSSVRGLNPGYAYGELVVVKGSPENVEVNTQKIYVFERPPSDLKPVAGILTVSEGNLVSHVQLLARNLGIPNAALSQDNLQDLEKYNGEYVFYAVSNKGSVIIKGEDEITKEEKALFTKKQRSISQVTVPVENIELDKKAIINMRDLDASASGKLVGPKAANLGQLKKMFPDQVVEGLVIPFGIFKDHMDQKMSGYDGSYWEFLNTAFAKADQMKKSGVSSREIETFQLAELERLRGAIKTMTLKPSFVQNLRKDFRTVFKSSLGQTPVFLRSDTNMEDLEEFTGAGLNLTLFNILDEDKILNGIKDVWASPYTERSFKWRQQYLSNPENVFPSILIIPSVDVDYSGVMITKGINMGTDEDLTIAFSRGAGGAVDGQAAETRLVTTTGDRLLSPARQADYIRLPSKGGVAKKIATFDKQILNTKNIEDIRKIAEAIRTRLPEMTGSDYDGAYDVELGFENNKLWLFQIRPFVENKTAKTSEYLESISPKIDNEFLITLDAPIK; from the coding sequence ATGTTTAAAATCACACATAGCATCACTTTTTTACTTCTTTTTCTTTTCATTTTACCTATCCAAGCACAAGATCTTCCGGTAAGTTCAATTAAGAAAAAGATTGAATTCTATAAAAATAATTACAGAGGACCTTACAAGAAAATTGAATGGTTTTGTGAAGATGGTACCCTACGTGAAGCTCGCGACCCTTGTCCAGATAGTATTGGAGGAGGAATTCAGCATGCAAGCTATCGAGATGACCTTATAGAGTTAGGAGAGGAGCAGCATCTTTACTTTGCAGATATACTTGCCAATAGTGATCGGTCTGAATTTTGGGATATGACAAATGATCATAGCCGGATCAAACAGTACCAACTAGCGAGATACCTAGCGAGTGTAGACGATGGTTGGGTACAGCGTAAATCTCAATTTTATAGAGGAGCTATACAATCTGAAGATGAAGAAGCTTGGGGTGTAGAGTTTTATGAGTGGCTCCTGAGATCTGATGTTCGCTTACGCGAAAATTACTACCTGTTGAGACAGACGTTACGGGATATTCCACATGATGGCGATAGCAATATTGCACAGCGCATGCGTAGTGAATCTAAAATTCTCGCAGAAGAGTATCCTAAATTTATGGAAGCTCGTATTAAGATACATGGAAAACCAAGCGTTAGTGACATACAGATGGTGCAACAATTTCGCGAAGAACATGCAGATGATTTAAGTGATGATCTAAAAAAGCAGTTTAATAAGTTAGAAGAAACACTAGCCGAATTTTACCAGCCTATTAACTTTAAGGAGTTACAGAAACAGGTAGATAGAATTTCAGTTAAAAATAAACTAACCGAGGGTATTACAGATTTCTTAACCAACAGTGGGAGAGATGCTTCTGCAGAAAAGTTAGTACCACAAATTGCAGATATTCTTTGTCTTATAAGACAAGACATTCAAACGCTCGATAGGGGTAGTGATCGTCTCACTATGTTAGATTTATCAAATGAACTTGAAGATATTTTATTAATAAAGACACAAGAATGGCAGCCACAAAAACTTAAAGAATTATTACTCAAAATTCAATCTCTGGGATATGCTGCTACAGGTACTGGATTATTAGAAATGAATGAATGGGCTGCAGTAGAGCAATATCTCATTGCAGACAGTTATCATAATGATAGAAGTGTAGCTCAACTCAACGATTTTTTAACAACCTCGAGGGGTGTAGTAGAATGGAGTGCGTCTCAGGTAAAGGCTAATTATCAAGAGATCGTCGAGAGGTATGCCTCGTTTGAGCCTAAAGCTCTTGGTTTTATTGATGATCGTGTTCGATCTTCTGTTGCCTTAGATTTGGGCGAGAGCGTGAGTAAATTAGGCGCATTTATAGCAAAATATTCTGGTTTAGAAAATCAAGTAATGGATATTGACAATCAGTCATCTGTTCGAGGTCTCAATCCTGGCTATGCTTACGGCGAACTCGTTGTGGTTAAAGGTTCTCCAGAAAATGTAGAAGTCAACACTCAAAAAATATACGTTTTTGAGAGACCACCTTCAGATTTAAAACCTGTAGCTGGTATCCTAACCGTTTCTGAAGGAAACTTAGTTTCGCATGTTCAATTACTAGCCAGAAACCTTGGTATTCCTAACGCCGCACTCTCACAAGACAATCTCCAAGATTTAGAAAAATATAATGGGGAATATGTGTTTTATGCGGTTTCAAATAAAGGAAGTGTTATTATTAAAGGTGAGGATGAGATAACTAAAGAAGAAAAAGCGTTATTCACAAAAAAACAACGTAGCATCAGCCAAGTAACTGTACCTGTTGAAAATATTGAACTTGATAAAAAGGCAATCATTAATATGAGAGATCTAGATGCAAGCGCTTCTGGAAAACTTGTAGGTCCCAAAGCTGCAAACTTAGGGCAACTCAAAAAAATGTTTCCAGATCAGGTAGTTGAGGGATTAGTGATTCCTTTCGGGATTTTCAAAGATCATATGGACCAGAAAATGAGCGGTTATGATGGCTCTTATTGGGAATTTTTAAATACCGCTTTCGCGAAAGCGGATCAAATGAAAAAATCTGGGGTATCCTCAAGAGAAATCGAAACATTTCAATTAGCTGAATTAGAACGCTTACGGGGTGCTATAAAAACCATGACACTTAAACCGAGTTTTGTTCAAAATTTACGCAAGGACTTTAGAACTGTTTTCAAATCTTCGTTAGGACAAACTCCTGTTTTTTTACGAAGCGATACAAACATGGAAGACCTTGAAGAATTTACAGGAGCAGGTCTCAATCTAACATTGTTTAATATTCTTGATGAGGATAAAATTTTAAACGGTATTAAAGATGTTTGGGCATCACCTTATACAGAGCGTAGTTTCAAATGGAGACAACAGTACTTAAGTAACCCAGAAAATGTATTCCCGTCTATTCTTATCATACCATCTGTAGATGTTGACTATAGCGGAGTAATGATTACCAAGGGGATCAATATGGGTACAGATGAAGATCTTACCATTGCTTTTTCAAGAGGAGCAGGAGGAGCTGTAGATGGGCAAGCTGCAGAAACTAGGCTTGTGACAACTACTGGAGACAGGTTATTATCACCCGCTCGTCAAGCAGACTATATAAGACTACCTTCTAAAGGTGGCGTAGCAAAGAAAATTGCAACTTTTGACAAACAAATTCTAAATACTAAAAATATTGAAGATATTAGAAAAATTGCAGAGGCCATACGTACCAGACTTCCAGAAATGACAGGTTCTGATTATGATGGCGCATACGATGTGGAATTAGGTTTCGAAAATAATAAGCTATGGCTTTTCCAAATACGTCCATTTGTGGAGAATAAGACAGCTAAAACATCTGAATATCTAGAATCTATATCACCAAAAATTGATAATGAATTTTTAATAACCTTAGACGCACCCATTAAATAA